The window TCGCCAGACAAGACTGATTGTCGATATCGGTTACCGGTTGTGGCGTCATTACCTGTGCGCCTTGGGGTAAGCTCAACAAAGCTTTACCATTTTTATTACGCGATACCATATCGGCAAACTTGCCGATAAAGCCGTAACCGCTATCACTGGATAATAAAAATGCCTGTTCATCGTCGGCCATCACTGCTTGGGTGACGTTTTGACCAGCGGCAATATTAAAGCGTCCGGTTAATGGCTCGCCCTGGCTTCTCGCCGAAGGAAGTGTATGGGCATCGGTAGCAAACGCTCGACCGGAGGAATCAATAAAGACCACAGGTCGATTGCTTCGACCTTTAGCCGAGCACATATAACCGTCGCCAGCTTTGTAAGACATGGCTTGCGGGTCGATATCATGACCTTTCGCACAACGTGCCCAGCCTTTTTCGGAAACTACAACAGAGACCGGCTCAGAAGGCACTAAATCTTTCTCAGACATGGCTTTGGCTTCTGCGCGCTCAACCAGTTTCGAGCGACGCTCATCACCGTAATCATTGGCTGCGGCCAGGATCTCTTTTTTCATCAAGGTATTAAGACGAGCTTTTGAACCTAAGATCTTTTCCAGTTGGTCGCGCTCTTTACTTAGCTCTTCCTGCTCTGCACGGATCTTTATTTCTTCTAGCTTGGCTAACTGACGAAGTTTGATTTCTAAAATCGCTTCAGCCTGAATCTTCGACAGGCCAAAACGCTGCATTAACTCGCTTTTCGGATCATCGTATTCGCGAATAATGGCAATCACTTCATCGATATTCAGATAAGCAATCAATAAACCATCAAGAATATGTAATCGCGCTAAAACCTTATCTAATCGATATTGCAAGCGACGACGAATGGTCTCACGACGATACTCAAGCCACTCACTTAGAATCTGTTTAAGGTCTTTAACCGCCGGGCGATTGTCCAGACCTAGCATATTCAGGTTAACGCGGTAGTTCTTTTCCAAATCCGTCGATGCAAACAAGTGCGCCATTACCGGTTCAATATCGACACGATTTGAGCGCGGAACAATGACCAATCGCGTTGGGTTTTCATGATCCGATTCATCGCGAAGATCGACAACCATTGGCAGTTTCTTGGCCTGCATCTGAGCGGCAATTTGTTCAAGAATTTTTGCGCCGGAAGCCTGGTGTGGTAGCGAGGTAATGACAATTTCACCCTGCTCCATCTCATAAACGGCGCGCATCTTAATGCTGCCACGGCCGGTTTGATAGATCTTCTCGATGTCCGCTTTTGGCGTAATGATTTCAGCATCGGTCGGATAATCCGGACCTTTAACGTGCTCAAGTAATTCACTCAGTTCGGCTTTGGGTTGCTCGATAAGATGCACACAAGCATCTGCAACCTCGCGAACATTATGTGGCGGAATATCGGTCGCCATACCAACGGCGATACCGGTAATACCATTTAACATGATGTGCGGTAAACGTGCTGGTAAGGATTTTGGTTCTTTTAACGTACCGTCAAAGTTAGGTAACCAGTCTGCGGTTCCCTGACCCAACTCAGATAATAACACCTCACTGAATTTGGATAATTTCGCTTCGGTATAACGCATTGCCGCGAAGGATTTCGGATCATCTGGCGCACCCCAGTTACCCTGGCCGTCGACCAATGGATAACGGTAGGAGAATGGCTGTGCCATTAACACCATGGCTTCGTAACAGGCAGAATCACCATGAGGATGGAATTTACCTAATACATCACCAACGGTACGGGCAGATTTCTTATATTTAGCGAGTGAATTTAAACCCAACTCAGACATTGCATAAATAATGCGTCGTTGAACGGGTTTTAAGCCATCACCAATATGGGGAAGTGCACGGTCCATGATGACGTACATGGAGTAATTGAGATAGGCATCTTCTGTGAATCGTCGTAAGGGAAGTTGTTCAATCCCTTCCAGACTCATATCAATTGCATCAGACATAGTATTACAATTTCCTGGAGGTTCGCCTGTCGGCCTGACTGCGTATTATTGTTATTACCCTAGCTTATCCGATATTTAGCTGTTGCTAAATAGCGAAAATAAAATATTCCTTAAAATTTAATTAGTTTGTCGCCAAATTCATCCTAAGTTAGGCAATCATTACTCATTCTTAAGTGCTTCGGCAAGTTCAAAATCCCAAAAGCTTGCCTCTATTTTGTGCCCTTCCGGGTCAACAATAAAACAACCGTAATAGGCTTCTCCATAGTCCTTACGCGGACCGGGTTTTCCATTACACTGACCGCCTAAAGCCAGTGCTTGCTGGTAGAAGTTATCCACTTGAGATTTGCTGGTGGCCATAAAACCAATATGGCTACCGTTGCCCACCGTCGCCACGCCGCCATCGTAAGGATTTTGCAGCCAGAAAGTTGGGTAGCCTTTACCAAATGCAATCGCATCGGTGTGCTCAGCAGTAATTTCAATATCCAGAGTCGCCAAAAGTGGAGTGTAAAATGCAATCATCTGCTCCAGGTTATTGCATCCTAAAGACAGGTGACAGATGCTTTTTTGCGATTGTTTTAACATTTTATCTTTCGCTGACATAACCTTCTCTTCCTAATTTGATGTATGTATTGATGATTCGGGTGGCTCTTGCGAAGGGGCCTCTGGAGACGGTACTAATTTGACCGTAATACTGGCAATCACCAACAAGAAGGTTGCCACCGCCAAACAAGCTTCTAGCCCATAGTTGAGATACATATACCCAGATGCCAGGGTGCCAATTAAACGACCCATGGCATTGGCCATATAATAAAATCCAACATCCAGAGAAACGCCATCGGATTTGGCAAGGGCAACAATTAGATAACTGTGCAAGGAGGAATTAATGGCAAAGGTAAAACCAAATAGCATTAACCCCGCTACCAGTATCCAGGTTAAAGGTTGAGTGTCGGACGCATAGAAAATGAAAACCAGGGTTAATACTAAGGTTAAGGTTGTCAGTGCCCAGCCCCAGAAGGTTGCGCTTTGCACCGCATTACGCTTACTTCGGCCTGTGATTTTTGGCGCCATACCCTGTACCACCCCATAGGCTATTACCCAACACGCCATAAACGCACCAACACTCCAGTCATCCCAGCCAGACTGGCTGGCAAAGTAAACCGGTAATGCAACCACAAACCAGACATCACGGGCGGCAAACAAACACATTCTCGCTAACGATAAGCGGTTAATCGCCTGACTTTTGGAAAAGATTTCTTTGAATTTGGCTTTAAAGCTGGCCTTACCGATATCCTGCTGCAAATAAATTGCTGAGATAATTGCCATCACCAACAAAAACAGCGCCATCGCCAGCATCGCGTATTGAAAACCAAGGGTGGACAACAACACTGCGCCAAGGAAAAAGCCAACGCCTTTGAGAGTATTTTTCGAGCCCGTTAATATTGCAACCCACTTATACAAACGCCCCTGCTGCTCAGCCGAAACCAAAAGCTTAACGCTGGATTTGGCACTCATTTTATTGAGATCTTTAGCGATACCCGACAGGGCCTGCGCCGCCATCACCCAAGGAATAAACAGATATTCCGACGGCAAGGTTAGCATTAGCAATGCGATAACCTGCATCACTAAACCTATTTGCATGGTTCGATTCAAGCCTATCCGGGCGCCAAGCCAGCCTCCGACTAAATTAGTAACCACACCAAAGAACTCATAGAACAAGAACAGCATGGCGATTTGCAGGGCGTCGTATCCCAACTCATGAAAATGCAGAACCACTAACATGCGAAGAGCGCCATCGGTCAGAGTAAAGGCCCAGTAGTTCATGGTGACCAGCAAATACTGGCGCACCTTATCCGGTAAAGCTTGAATCTTAGCTAGCATTGGAAAACCCAGAGACCTATAAAGATTTCGCGACTTTTAACATTAGCTCGGCGGTGCGGTTAGCATAACCCCACTCGTTATCGTACCAAAGGTACAGTTTCACCTGACGTTTGTTGATTACCATGGTCGACAAGGCATCGACAATACAAGAACGTGGATCAGTCTTGTAATCGATTGATACCAGTGGACGTTCCTCATAACCAAGAATACCTTGTAATTCGCCCTGTTCAGCTTCGGCAAACAAGCGGTTCACTTCTTCAACATCGGTATCGCGACTCATTTCAAACGCACAATCGGTTAATGACGCATTAGCAAGTGGTATGCGCACAGCATGACCATTTAAACGCCCTTTAAGCTCAGGAAATATGTGAGTAATCGCCGTGGCTGAGCCAGTGGTAGTTGGGATCAAACTCATGCCACAAGCACGTGAGCGACGTAAATCTTTGTGCGGCGCATCAAGAATGGTTTGGGTGTTGGTAATATCATGAATGGTGGTCATGCTGCCGTGGCTAATGCCGATGGCTTCATGCAAAACTTTTACCGCAGGTGCCAGGCAGTTGGTGGTACAAGATGCCGCGGTAACAATATCGTATTTGTCAGCATCGTATAAATCATCGTTAACCCCCATGACAATATCGAGGACACCCTCTTGTTTCACAGGCGCTGTTACCACAACCTTTTTTACCCCTTGCTGCAAATAGGCAGCAAGTTTTTCTTTGGTTTTCATTTTACCGCTGGCTTCAATGACAATATCGCAAGATGACCAATCGGTATCTTCAATCGTGCTATTTTGGCTGGTGGTAATCACCTTATTTTCAACAATCATTTGCGCTTCGGTTGCTGATGCTTCTTTATTCCAGCGGCCATGAACCGAGTCAAAATTAATTAAGTGGGCTAAGGTAGCGGCATCACCCGCCGGGTCATTGATGTGAACAAATTCAATTTCCGGCCAGTCCCATGCGGCTCTCAGGACTAATCGCCCCATACGGCCAAAGCCATTGATACCTACTGTAATCGTCATACGAACTTCCTAATAACATTTCATTTTTAAATTTAAGAACAATTGGGTGCTAAGCGGGTTAGACTTGCAAGTGCCTCGGCGGGGTAACTGCTATTTTGCTCAAAACACAGTTTTAGTGTCTGTAAGCACCAGTCGGGTAAAGAATCAGCCAGGGAATAGAACACCCACTGCCCTTGTCGGCGGCTTGCAATTAGCCCTTGCTGCTTTAACAGCGCCAGATGGCGGGAAATTTTTGGCTGCGAAAGGTCTAGTGCTGATGTGAATTCACACACACATAATTCCTGTTCGCTCAGTAACAGCAGTAAAATTTTTAATCGCGTATCGTCTGCGAGGGATTTGAAAAATACCAGGGGGAAATTATCTTGGCTCATACGGCAAACCTCTTTTCATCTCAAAAGATAGTCCGAATATTGCAAAACAAGATATATGAAAAATCATATATATGCAAATACGTATATTATTAAAACTCTGAGTTTTCCCAAGTTATCGACTTGAGATAATCAAATTTGCAGTACCATGGA is drawn from Thalassotalea sp. PS06 and contains these coding sequences:
- a CDS encoding VOC family protein codes for the protein MSAKDKMLKQSQKSICHLSLGCNNLEQMIAFYTPLLATLDIEITAEHTDAIAFGKGYPTFWLQNPYDGGVATVGNGSHIGFMATSKSQVDNFYQQALALGGQCNGKPGPRKDYGEAYYGCFIVDPEGHKIEASFWDFELAEALKNE
- the parC gene encoding DNA topoisomerase IV subunit A, giving the protein MSDAIDMSLEGIEQLPLRRFTEDAYLNYSMYVIMDRALPHIGDGLKPVQRRIIYAMSELGLNSLAKYKKSARTVGDVLGKFHPHGDSACYEAMVLMAQPFSYRYPLVDGQGNWGAPDDPKSFAAMRYTEAKLSKFSEVLLSELGQGTADWLPNFDGTLKEPKSLPARLPHIMLNGITGIAVGMATDIPPHNVREVADACVHLIEQPKAELSELLEHVKGPDYPTDAEIITPKADIEKIYQTGRGSIKMRAVYEMEQGEIVITSLPHQASGAKILEQIAAQMQAKKLPMVVDLRDESDHENPTRLVIVPRSNRVDIEPVMAHLFASTDLEKNYRVNLNMLGLDNRPAVKDLKQILSEWLEYRRETIRRRLQYRLDKVLARLHILDGLLIAYLNIDEVIAIIREYDDPKSELMQRFGLSKIQAEAILEIKLRQLAKLEEIKIRAEQEELSKERDQLEKILGSKARLNTLMKKEILAAANDYGDERRSKLVERAEAKAMSEKDLVPSEPVSVVVSEKGWARCAKGHDIDPQAMSYKAGDGYMCSAKGRSNRPVVFIDSSGRAFATDAHTLPSARSQGEPLTGRFNIAAGQNVTQAVMADDEQAFLLSSDSGYGFIGKFADMVSRNKNGKALLSLPQGAQVMTPQPVTDIDNQSCLAITSEGRMLLFPMKDLPQLSKGKGNKIINIPSARAKAREELLVILSVIGSEDSVTLYAGKRKLTLKPGDLEHYRGERGRRGNKLPRGLQRVERMEIDSPKPAEAETPSEES
- a CDS encoding ArsR/SmtB family transcription factor — protein: MSQDNFPLVFFKSLADDTRLKILLLLLSEQELCVCEFTSALDLSQPKISRHLALLKQQGLIASRRQGQWVFYSLADSLPDWCLQTLKLCFEQNSSYPAEALASLTRLAPNCS
- a CDS encoding ArsJ-associated glyceraldehyde-3-phosphate dehydrogenase gives rise to the protein MTITVGINGFGRMGRLVLRAAWDWPEIEFVHINDPAGDAATLAHLINFDSVHGRWNKEASATEAQMIVENKVITTSQNSTIEDTDWSSCDIVIEASGKMKTKEKLAAYLQQGVKKVVVTAPVKQEGVLDIVMGVNDDLYDADKYDIVTAASCTTNCLAPAVKVLHEAIGISHGSMTTIHDITNTQTILDAPHKDLRRSRACGMSLIPTTTGSATAITHIFPELKGRLNGHAVRIPLANASLTDCAFEMSRDTDVEEVNRLFAEAEQGELQGILGYEERPLVSIDYKTDPRSCIVDALSTMVINKRQVKLYLWYDNEWGYANRTAELMLKVAKSL
- the arsJ gene encoding organoarsenical effux MFS transporter ArsJ, yielding MLAKIQALPDKVRQYLLVTMNYWAFTLTDGALRMLVVLHFHELGYDALQIAMLFLFYEFFGVVTNLVGGWLGARIGLNRTMQIGLVMQVIALLMLTLPSEYLFIPWVMAAQALSGIAKDLNKMSAKSSVKLLVSAEQQGRLYKWVAILTGSKNTLKGVGFFLGAVLLSTLGFQYAMLAMALFLLVMAIISAIYLQQDIGKASFKAKFKEIFSKSQAINRLSLARMCLFAARDVWFVVALPVYFASQSGWDDWSVGAFMACWVIAYGVVQGMAPKITGRSKRNAVQSATFWGWALTTLTLVLTLVFIFYASDTQPLTWILVAGLMLFGFTFAINSSLHSYLIVALAKSDGVSLDVGFYYMANAMGRLIGTLASGYMYLNYGLEACLAVATFLLVIASITVKLVPSPEAPSQEPPESSIHTSN